In Syngnathoides biaculeatus isolate LvHL_M chromosome 8, ASM1980259v1, whole genome shotgun sequence, the genomic stretch CCCaaaccaccacccccccccacttttATCCTGCAACATTACAAAATTGTCAAATGGCTTAACCAActaaatttacagttcatatttTCACAGAAAACCGAtcaactattttatttatttatttggggggggggggcctgaaCTTCTTTTTCACCTCTCGGAAATTAAGTTATCTTTGCGCGTCCCGGGTATTAGACCCAGTCGTGCACGTggacttgttttgctttttcttttccgcttttttttgtacaagaaGCTTCATGTTCGTAGTCATTAAAGGCGCCGAAAGACAGCCAAGTATCTTTAGTCTATACATCCTTCCTATATGATACAAATACCCTAGCATGGCTAAATTGGGTGGGAGTTGAGGACAAAGGGAAGGTCAGAAGAACCGATCTCCCGAAGGCGACGCAGCCGGGGTCTTTCTCGAGTGGCCAAGATTAGAAATGGTGTAATCCCAGATCCCCACTCAGACGCGCACGCAAACAGCCTCCGCGGAACTTCGGCGCCGGGATTCACAAATTGCAACGGGACGTTTCACCTAAAGCTGAatattttgttggtgtgccaccGTGACAAGAGTACAAAGCTGCGGTTTATCCTCCCGCCCCCTCCCGAGGTCCAAGGACAACAGTTTGAAACATTGGTATATACAACCATTAAAATAAGAGCAAGCTCCACGTGAAGAGAAATGGTACGCACACTTGAGAAGTGATGGTATAAAGCTACAGATTATTTTGATAAAGGCCGACAGtcttaacgtttttttttgtgcctgatCGCTCAAAAGGTTTTGTACCAAGCTAGGCACGATCAGACTAAGACAGCAAAGGAGATAAAGAGGAAGAAatagttcttaaaaaaaaaaaaaaaaaaaagaagaacaaaataattttacacataaagacactcatttcttaaattatttttttttttagcgcccTACATCAAAAACATCTGCCTTCAGTTGGTCAGTAAGGCCAGCCCTGTGTTAAACCTATGGTACTTCTAGACGTTATGCAAATTTACAGTATACAAGTTTTGATTACCATGcaagaatacttttttttgtgtaacattTAATAGCTTGATCTACATCCAGGAATAATTTACATTGAGGGGCAGAGGTTATAAAGACCGGAGAGCGCGACGGGTAAGTAACCGTGGTGGCGGCGGGAGCAGCCCGAGGAAGATGAAGATGCGCGGGTGACGTTTAGCTAAGGTGGAGCGGacgaggggaggggaggggggacaaCGGGATCTAGAAGACCGTCTGGGTCGGCGGGGTGCTGGTCCCATCTGAGAAGGTCCTGTTCAGCGGCACTCCCACACTTTTACCGTCTGGTCTACGCTCCCGGTGACCACGTAAGGAGCAGCTTTGTGGAAatcttaataataaaaaaaaaaaaaaaaagatcagaaaagTAAGTTCAAATAAGATCCGCAAGCAATTTACATCAAACGTCTTGACCGTGAACAACCATATCGAACGAAATGATAACTTTAGCACATTGCAAAATGggacaaaaagatttttttagttCCCAAAACAGCTGAAATGCATTCACTCAACTGGAGAAAGCACCTGACGTTCAATTGATAGGAAGGTACAAAAGCTAGCATAAAAGCGATGCTAAAtatgttggtgtccaccaagaATTATTATGTGTATTTATGTATCTGTTTCACATGAGAAGTTTCCTCTCAATTGAGTCCAGCTGGAGATGGAAGTATGTTAGTTAATGCGTCCTACATCAATTTCTACACAGTTATTGCACATACACCCCCCAgggtgtgtttatttttgcaatggGTGACAATCTACTCTTAAGTGGATGATACACCGGTTTAATTCCGAGTGGAAGCCACCAACATAATGCACATGGTGTTATGATTATAGAAATGAAAAAGTTTTGTTGCAGGGGAAAAAGCGGCAATAATGACACTTTTGTTTTGCAAACTGAATAGCTTAGAGCGGTTGCTGGTTCGagtctgcttaaaaaaaaaaaaaaaaaaaaaaaaggggggggggggttggccaTCTTGCCAGAATATTTGTCCTCAAGAAAATTATGAAACCATGATCACGTGGCTGGCCACAGATATCAATAGGAAGAAATGGAAAAGGCTGACGGCTTTTCGCAGCGCCCACCAGGACACGGAATGGAAATGGAGATACTGGCCTTGTTTACAAGGATTCATCCTGGAAGTGGGAGGCTATAAAATACTGGCAGGGAAAGCACTTgaaggctgctgctgctgctgcttacCCAAAGAGGTAACAAAGTGTTCATGGGCACTCAGGGTTTTCATGCAGCGCTTGTTCTTGTAGTCCCAGATCCTTAAGGTTTTGTCATCCGCGCAGGTCACAATAAATTTGCCTCCCGGGTGGAAAAGGAGGCCACGGACCCAGTTGTCATGGCCGACCTAGgtaaacagaaataaataaaaattcatcGGTGTATAATAATGTGccctttttccttttaaaaaaaaaaaaaaaaaaagtacagtggtacctctacttctGAAACTAATTTGTTCCGGAAGTTGTCTCATcaaagcgctttttacatgtaaatagcctaatctgttacATGACCCCCTCACCCCCCAAGAAAGGCattaaagtacataatgtaatgGCGGCACCATGTGCTGGAGACTGAGTCAGAATATTAAAACCTACCGACTTGAGTTCTGAAATGTAGAATACCATTTTTTCAAAGACCTTATGGATGTTTATTGTTGTTTGAACATGTTATGGTCTGTTGCACTTAGCATCATTATTCCCAAGCGTGTTTGAATGCATCGCACTGCTCAGcgtgtttctttgtaaaaaaataaatacaatcaaagAGATATTATTTTTGGAGCATAAATACCAGAAAATCAATGATGCATGTTACACATATGAAGTCCTGAATTTTGAACGTTGATTATAGAGCGTGTATTATACGACAGAAATTAAGGTCCTCGCTTCTTATGGAGTGACGAGAGAACGTATCATACGAGACAAAATGAGAGTACTTGCTCACCAGTGTCATAAGGCACATGCCTATGCTAACATCCCACAACTTGATGGTTTTGTCTCTTGAGCCGGACAGCAGGAAAGGGCCCGGCTTACCGCTCTTCTTGCTCTGGTGGGACAAAATGCGGCAAAAATCATAGCAGTCAGTCATTTGTCATCGTTCGTGGAGGTTTAGTCACGTACACGCACTTACAATGtatgaaatacaaatgtttgaaaatcgATCTGGCTTGTAGGCTTCTTTAAGTCAGACCGCCGAGTCTCGAGTGAAAGCGGACAGCTCGTCAAAAAGCCCATATATCAGACATACCTCATTAAaaactgtatatgtattttcatAGGCAGGTgagtttaaaatttattttgtgcaatttccatttaattgtattcatatttattttagcgGTATGCTTCTCAGTTCGCCAAAAACATACTTCGACATAGACATTGCAATTGTAATTTCCGTACTGTACCGAGGGGAAAAGGTCGGAGcgagaccggaatatatgtgccgaggaagtgacttttaccggccatgttagtgctgcgctagagtgttgctgctgtgtcttgGATTTTTACcggaaattataattttttttttttttactggcactgtcagcgccgcactagcgttaacgccacgctagtgttaaactctttctttctgtgtaccgtctttctttctaaatatctcacgtttcaatgtgggcacttgcggcttttacacagtcgcggcgtatgcatgtaccaaatggtatttcctttacaaatgtactgggtgaggcttataaccaggtaggccgggaattacggtacatgaaaTGGGGGGGAGGCCACgcatgctacttttttttttttttttttaaatcttgtttCGACATCTATGAAAACGAATCAGATCTTAAAGACCATGCAAAATGTGGAGACCACAGGAAAACATTTAAGAACCACCAAGTTGGACAGTGTATTCAATACATAAATTTGCATGGCCAAGGAGTTTTGACTCTTAACAGAACAAGtatcacttttgttttgttaccagGGGGAAGCAGCTCTGACTACGAACGCAacatcttcccccccccccccccccccccacaccaaccGGGACCCGCTGTTCAAGATCCAAGTCGGCGCTCACCTCAGAACCGGTGGCATCGAGTATGGTGGGGTAAGCGCTCTCTGGAGCCCAGGAGATGCACTCCACCACATGCTCGTGCTCCCGCAGTTCAGCTTTGCACTCCTTGTTGGCCACGACCCACACGCGGACCGTCTGATCATTGGAGCAGCTGGCCACCAAAGTACCGTCCTGGTTGGGTCGCACCATGCGGACCCATTCCCTGTGGCCCGTGAAAGTCTTCACACAGTAACTTGTGGGCAAAAAAACAGATTAACCAGTAAATGACCAAAGAAGGAATATTGTTTTCAATTGAAAGAACTTACCCAGTTGCCACCTCCCACATCTTCATAGTTTTGTCCCTTGAGGCAGAAATGATGTGATCTCCATTGGGCATAATTGCTACGGATGATACGTTGTGGTCatgtccttaaaaaaaagaaaaaaagttggaagGATCACTGCAATGTGATAACACAGATTACAAAGAGATTTTGACAGAACAGAACTGCGAAGCCTCAATGGAATCTAAACTTTCAAGCAGACTGATTTGCGCGTTTGAAGACGGATCCAAGTAGCTCGTACTGGCACCCCCGAGACGCACAAAAATGAGCAGGGACGCATAAACTAAGATAAATCTGCATCGAAGGACACAATGCTCTGGCTTTAAGGATTTCGGCATGGTGTTGGAAATCGGGcatatgactttttaaaatttttgacaAGACAGGGCTTGAGGGTGCAAATGAATTAGTTGCTCATACACAGTTCCAGAAATTCGAGCGGGATAAACAGAGTCAGTTCCAAAGCCGAAACACCGCAGCGAGGAtttgggaacattttggattgagGTCAGATGACCGCAGACATCCCACTAACACTGCATTATATTATGCACTCATATCACTATataattggcaaaaaaataaataaatacacttcTTTGTCCTGATAGTTTTGGGAAAAAGTATTgtcccctaaaaaaaacaaaaaaaaaacagtagtaaAAACTTGACACGAGTGTGCAACAGATAAGACGAAAAAtatagtaaaaagaaaaaaattctgcaatATGCGAAATAAGAATTGTACTGTATCTATTCCACTCATTGTTCCAGGGCTGGGACTCATTGCTTCCGGATACTTGCATCCTGGGAGTCACAGTTTCAAGTCGAAAATAATCTATGCCCGTTTTTAGAAGCAAAAATGGCTAATTGAattgaatgttgttgttgttgttttcacacAAGAAGAAAACCAACCATGCATAGTCCTGATGCACTCAAAGCCTTGGAAATCCCACAGCTTGATGGTCATGTCCGCAGAACAGGATGCGAGCAGTTTTCCGGTCTGGTCAAAAGAGATGTCCTGCACAGAATCTGTGTGGCCCTTCAGTGTGCGCTCAAAGTCTCCGGTCTCGTAGTCCCACACCTGAACAAAACATACAGACGTTTCGACGGCGCGTCTACATCAGAAGCGTCGCAATTCCGGGGAAACGGCTTCTAGTTATTGCAAACGAAGAAGAAAAGTTCCAAAATGTGGAATCACCTGCACTCCAGTGCCAAAATATTCGGTGGGTCGATTTTCTGCTTTGTGTCGCGGGGTAACATTTTAGCTTCAAGGGAGTTTCGATCGCGCCGCTGCTTGTGAGTAAGTATATGTGTGGTCAATTGATAAAAAGGTACAATTAATGTCCTCAAGGAAAGTGGTTTATTCCCGATGGATGTCTGctcatgacaaaacaaaaggatACCTTTCAATTAACTTACTCTCCATGCCACATTAATtacctctctttttttccctcatttggAATACTCCCAAAACTCCTCATCTTAACCTCCCATGAAAATTAACCCCCCCGGAAATGTTCAACCACTATGAAGCACCAGTTACAAcggattaagaaaaaaaaaagaagaaagcctTGAACAAATCACAGACGTTCCATCAAGTTACACTGAAAGTGGATTACTGACGGTCTCGATGGTCAAGACCTTTTTTAATATTATGAGTATACTGTTGGAAATTCAATCTATTGTACATGGGTGGTGGCAATATGGAGCACACGTTAAGAGTAAATTATCTTTTGTGGAAGAAGCCAGAGAACGCTGATAATGTTTGCCCTTTATCGCAGACGGCCATTGAGGATAAAGACTCCTTGCCTCGTCGCTTTGCGTGGGGGGGTTTTGTCCAGTCAGTAATGGAAGACACCCCAAACTCAAGTCCTTCTTAGCAGGGGCTAAATGTGCCAGATGGCCGCAAGGTACAAAATGCACTTTGGGGGACATCAGCAGAGTTAATGTGTTTGGAGAATCACTTGATCAGCATATGATGCAGTTCATCAGCATTATCTGCAAATAAGGCTTTAGTGCAACCTGTAACTCAAAGCTAACTGCACGGGCTGAGCATCATCACCGATTGTGGATTTAGTTTCGTTAGACTAAGGGGCTATTTTGGCTCGGGGTGCTTGTCAAAACAAACTAGAGCGAGCGAGGTCTACTCAGTTAAAAATTCAACAGGGCTGCTCAAATGGAGGTAGAAAGTAGGACAACGATTAAGTgcaggagagagaaagagaaagagagaagcaAGAGGGGGGAGCAGAATTCAAGATTCGGGCCCAGATGGCGGGAGGGGCATGGCGGCACAGATGCTGCTCAGGAGGAATATAAATTTGATTAGCATTAGAAATTTGGTACGACGCCAAGGGGAGGGTTTGCACTGGAAGCAAACGGTGGGATTGGAAAGGGGAGGATGCCAAAACACGGAGCTGAACCCCCGCTGTGTGTGTAGGAGGAGAAGCAGGAGAAGGTGTACGCGtctcataaataaaatatacacaacATCTTAAGACTATTGGAATTGTCTAGTGAGGTAGAGTTTTCCTTCGTGATGTGGCAGAGGGTAGCGATTGCATATAAACATGATAACGGTGTAATTAATCCAAGGTACGCCGATAACAGtgggtttgtttgttcattCGTTGGTTGGTTCAGCGTTATCGAAACAAagagttgagaatttttttttgcaatcattaACTTGACTGCTttggttttcacatttttaggaTACATTGCATTGTACGTACTGTACAATGTCCAATGTACATTGAAATAACTACCAAGTTGTTTGGGAGTTTGAAAGACGAGACATGGTGTACGAAACATTTTGCATTAATGAGACCAAATGTAAGATCTCCAGAAGAAATGAAAATTAGGAGTAAAGACAAAGAGAATATTAGCAGGCACaggaatttgaacattaaatgcagtgtaattttttaaaaatttatttaaaaaaaaaaaaaaaaaattgtgtaacattttttattatttctaccGGCATTACATTTTTTCCTTAAAACGAGTAAAAAATATGTAAGTGAGGTGTGTAGATGGTAATCCTTAAATCTTCTTTATACTCGTACATGCGGCGACCACGATGACGTCACTGCGGCTATCCAACGCACATTATACCTTTATAAGGAAGCGCGACCTGCGCctgcagttttaaaaatgtactgcacaTTTTCCTCCAAGTCGGAGTGTCGCTATGGGTGGTACCGGCTTGGACACCAAAGTGTGGAATCGCCCCAGCGCTCTCAACAGTGGGCTACAAACATCAACACCAGCAGCGTCCCACTCAGTTTTGTTTCTGCCGCTGAAGTCTGTCGgccaaaaatgtacttttgggCCGGTCGGTGGCCGAAAATTTTGGTGCACGACTCATT encodes the following:
- the pafah1b1a gene encoding lissencephaly-1 homolog A, whose amino-acid sequence is MVLSQRQRDELNRAIADYLRSNGYEGAYSTFKKEAELDMNEELDKKYAGLLEKKWTSVIRLQKKVMELESKLNEAKEEITLGGPVSQKRDPKEWVPRPPERYALSGHRSPVTRVIFHPVFSVMVSASEDATIKVWDYETGDFERTLKGHTDSVQDISFDQTGKLLASCSADMTIKLWDFQGFECIRTMHGHDHNVSSVAIMPNGDHIISASRDKTMKMWEVATGYCVKTFTGHREWVRMVRPNQDGTLVASCSNDQTVRVWVVANKECKAELREHEHVVECISWAPESAYPTILDATGSESKKSGKPGPFLLSGSRDKTIKLWDVSIGMCLMTLVGHDNWVRGLLFHPGGKFIVTCADDKTLRIWDYKNKRCMKTLSAHEHFVTSLDFHKAAPYVVTGSVDQTVKVWECR